The Dehalococcoidia bacterium DNA window CTGCAGGACGGCGTGCACGGTTCGGGCCTTGCCGGCGGCAACCCGCTCTTCCGCGCCTACGGCTGCGGCGACGGCAAGTGGCTGGCGATCGGCATCCTTGATCCGAAAGTCTGGCCGGGGCTAACGAAGGCCCTCGGCCACCCGGAATGGCAGGACGATCCGCGCTTCTGCGACCCCTTCGCCCGCGCGCACCACGCGGAGGAGCTGACGGCCGAGATGGCCGCCTGCCTGCGCCAGCGCCCGCGCGACGAATGGCTCAAGATCCTCGACGCGCACGATGTGGCCAGCGGCCCGGTGCGCGACCATGTCGAAGTGGCGGCCGACCCCGGCGTACGCGCCAACGAGTACATCGTGGATATTCCGCATCCCACGCGTGGGCAGATCAGCGTGCCGGGCGTGCCGGTGCGCCTCTCGCGCACGCCGGGCAAGGTCCGCGCCGCGGCGCCGGAGCTGGGCCAGCACACGGAGGAGATCCTGCTGAACCTGGGCTACGACTGGGAGCAGATGGGCGACCTGCGTACGCGAGGCGTGATCTGATGCGCTTCGCCGTGCTGCATCATTTGGAGAGCGCCGCGGGCGAGCCGGCGGCCAGCGTCTACGCCGACGTGGTCGAGCAGATGCAGGCGGCGAAGGCGCTGGGCTACGAGATCGCCTGGGTGGCGGAGCACCACTTCTCGCCGGCGAAGGGCCGCGCCCCCTCGCCGCTGCTCTTCCTGATGCACGCCGCCGGACAGACAAGCCGCATCCGCCTGGGCACGGCCGTGTTGCCGGCGCCGTTCTACCACGCGCTGCGCCTGGCCGAGAACGTGGCGCTGTTCGACCAGCTTTCCGGCGGGCGGCTGGAGTGCGGCATCAGCAGCAGCGGCGTGCCGGACGAGATGCGCGTCTTCGGCGTGGCTCAAGAAGGGAAGCACGAGCGGCTGCGCGAGTCGCTGCTCTGGCTGCACCGCGCCTGGGCGGGCGAGCCGGTAAGCAGCAGCATCGGCGCGATCGGCGGGGCAGACGGTGTGCGCGTGGCGCCGCAGCCGCTGCAGGAGCCGGCCGAGATGGTCTGGGTGGCGGCCTCGACGCCGGGCGCGGCGCGCGTGGCCGGCGAGCTGGGCCATCACCTGCTCTTGCCCAGCCTCAAGACGATCGAGACCTCGTCCGAGCACGTCGCCGTCTATCAGGAGGCGCTGGCGGAGCACGGCCACGACCTTGCCACGCGCAAGCTGCAGCAGACGCTGCACCTGATCCTGGACGAGAACCACGAC harbors:
- a CDS encoding LLM class flavin-dependent oxidoreductase, yielding MRFAVLHHLESAAGEPAASVYADVVEQMQAAKALGYEIAWVAEHHFSPAKGRAPSPLLFLMHAAGQTSRIRLGTAVLPAPFYHALRLAENVALFDQLSGGRLECGISSSGVPDEMRVFGVAQEGKHERLRESLLWLHRAWAGEPVSSSIGAIGGADGVRVAPQPLQEPAEMVWVAASTPGAARVAGELGHHLLLPSLKTIETSSEHVAVYQEALAEHGHDLATRKLQQTLHLILDENHDRAMRRAEPVIRAYYDRYTRSGAVQRLEDESLPAIMHRINFAAGGPEAVAEQIAGVAAALGLTHVAFQARLIGQTHREILRTHELAISHVAPLLDSAVAAG